A stretch of the Ensifer sp. PDNC004 genome encodes the following:
- the fhuF gene encoding siderophore-iron reductase FhuF gives MTAAVSEQVMATGGPKALSAAFAGPHAWCNEKMVLADELSDGVALTDFFSSGAFDRALDIYTEKSGASDRRAVASMWSLYYFSALTIPYLVARVLDHHVLPVSFDRMKVALAEDGLPRAFGVATSGDWQEGDDSDVFATLAPLMQGHLREVVGQLKSVGGIAPKLAWNNALVYIDYALRASGIEPLNAQADALIGSKCLPDGTPNPFFDCLRHEEEDGARVCRRKICCLRYLLPGVPSCGSLCALPSQRNQ, from the coding sequence ATGACGGCTGCTGTTTCCGAACAGGTCATGGCGACCGGTGGTCCCAAGGCATTGTCGGCCGCCTTTGCCGGCCCCCATGCCTGGTGCAACGAGAAGATGGTGCTCGCGGACGAACTGTCCGACGGCGTGGCGTTGACGGATTTCTTTTCCTCCGGCGCCTTCGATCGGGCGCTCGACATCTACACGGAAAAGTCCGGCGCCAGCGACCGGCGCGCCGTCGCCTCCATGTGGTCGCTCTATTACTTCTCCGCCCTCACCATCCCCTATCTGGTGGCGCGCGTTCTCGACCACCATGTCCTTCCTGTCTCCTTCGACCGCATGAAGGTGGCGCTTGCCGAGGACGGCCTGCCCCGCGCCTTCGGCGTCGCCACCTCGGGCGATTGGCAAGAGGGAGACGACAGCGACGTTTTCGCGACACTTGCCCCCCTGATGCAGGGGCATCTGCGCGAGGTCGTCGGCCAGCTCAAATCCGTCGGCGGCATCGCCCCGAAGCTCGCCTGGAACAATGCGCTCGTCTATATCGACTATGCGCTGCGCGCCTCCGGCATCGAGCCGCTGAACGCGCAGGCCGACGCGCTGATCGGCAGCAAGTGCCTGCCGGACGGCACGCCCAACCCCTTCTTCGATTGCCTGCGGCACGAGGAGGAAGACGGCGCGCGTGTCTGCCGGCGCAAGATCTGCTGCCTGCGCTATCTGCTGCCCGGGGTCCCGAGCTGCGGCAGCCTCTGCGCCCTCCCGAGCCAAAGGAACCAATAG
- a CDS encoding ester cyclase, translating to MYRRQLLVAAGALGLSALVLTPAAFAADAAPDVVAAYVAAWNAHDSSKAASYFADDVTYYDASVGKPVIGKDAAKTGVIDNFLNAAPDAVWTMKGDPIASGEKVSFEWEFSGTNSGAWADGTAATNKSFKFTGASVFTVKDGKIATQNDYYDALGFYKQLGLMQ from the coding sequence ATGTACCGTCGTCAATTGCTTGTTGCTGCTGGGGCTCTCGGCCTCAGCGCCCTCGTGCTCACGCCGGCGGCCTTTGCCGCCGACGCGGCACCCGATGTGGTCGCGGCCTATGTCGCGGCCTGGAACGCCCATGACTCGAGCAAGGCCGCATCCTACTTCGCCGACGACGTCACCTATTACGACGCTTCGGTCGGCAAGCCGGTCATCGGCAAGGATGCCGCCAAGACCGGCGTCATCGACAATTTCCTGAACGCCGCTCCCGATGCCGTCTGGACCATGAAGGGTGATCCGATCGCCAGCGGCGAAAAGGTCTCCTTCGAATGGGAGTTCTCCGGCACCAATTCCGGCGCCTGGGCCGATGGCACGGCTGCGACCAACAAGAGCTTCAAGTTCACCGGCGCCTCGGTCTTCACCGTCAAGGATGGCAAGATCGCCACCCAGAACGACTATTACGACGCGCTCGGCTTCTACAAGCAGCTCGGCCTGATGCAATAG
- a CDS encoding cysteine hydrolase family protein, which yields MPKLNIPENAVLLPIDMQQAFDSAPWPRRWNDAVDENGLALLAAWRASGRPVIHVRHDSVMPGSTLSLGAPGNGFRPGFGPMGDEALVTKGVNAAFIGTDLDLRLRRLGVDTVVAFGISTDMCVSTSVRVGANLGYRMILVEDACDCFDQPDGEGGVISARDIHRAHVATLRAEFAEVLSTAKLVEALQRPAAA from the coding sequence ATGCCCAAACTGAATATCCCCGAGAATGCCGTGCTGCTGCCGATCGACATGCAGCAGGCCTTTGACAGCGCCCCCTGGCCGCGCCGCTGGAACGACGCGGTCGATGAAAACGGCCTTGCGCTCCTTGCCGCCTGGCGGGCAAGCGGTCGGCCGGTCATTCACGTGCGTCACGACAGCGTCATGCCCGGTTCGACGCTTTCGCTGGGCGCCCCCGGCAACGGTTTCAGGCCCGGTTTCGGACCGATGGGAGACGAGGCGCTCGTCACCAAGGGCGTCAACGCCGCCTTTATCGGTACGGATCTCGATCTGCGCCTGCGTCGTCTCGGCGTCGACACGGTCGTCGCCTTCGGCATTTCCACCGACATGTGCGTCTCGACCTCGGTGCGCGTCGGCGCCAATCTCGGCTACCGCATGATCCTCGTCGAGGATGCCTGCGACTGCTTTGACCAGCCGGACGGCGAAGGCGGAGTGATTTCGGCGCGCGACATCCACCGTGCCCATGTGGCGACCCTGCGGGCGGAATTTGCCGAGGTGCTGTCGACGGCGAAGCTCGTTGAGGCTTTGCAGCGCCCCGCAGCGGCTTGA
- a CDS encoding FAD-dependent oxidoreductase: protein MTKPIPSKARAVIIGGGVSGCSVAYHLAKLGWTDVVLLERKQLTSGTTWHAAGLIGQLRASQNMTRLAKYSADLYVKLEAETGISTGMRQNGSITVALTEERKEEIYRQASLARAFNVDVREITPDEVKAMYPHLNTSDVKAAVHLPLDGQCDPANIAMALAKGARQNGATILEGVKVTSVLKKDGRVTGVTCEQNGETYTIETDHVVNCAGMWGREFARQSGVTVPLHACEHFYIVTEAIPELKRLPVLRVPDECTYYKEDAGKMLIGAFELKAKPWGMEGIREDFCFDQLPDDFDHFAPILEMAVNRMPMLETAGIHTFFNGPESFTPDDRYYLGEAPEVKGYWVAAGYNSIGIVSSGGAGMALAQWMNDGEPPFDLWEVDIRRAQPFQKNRAYLKDRVSETLGLLYADHFPYRQMATARGVRRSPLHEHLKARGAVFGEVAGWERANWFAREGQEREYRYSWKRQNWFENQRDEHLAVRNGVGLFDMTSFGKIRVEGRDALSFLQRLCANEMNVEPGRIVYTQMLNARGGIESDLTVTRLSETAFLLVVPGATLQRDLAWLRKHLTDEFVVITDVGAGESVLCVMGPKARELMLKVSPNDFSNAAHPFGTAREIEVGMGLARAHRVTYVGELGWELYVPTDQTAHVFEALEEAGEGLGLKLCGIHTLDSCRIEKAFRHFGHDITDEDHVLEAGLGFAVKADKGDFIGREAVLAKHNRGLSRRLVQFRLAEPEPLLFHNEAIVRDGKIVGTITSGNYGHHLGGAIGLGYVPSEGESADDVLGSNFEIEIAGTRVKAEASLKPMYDPRSERVRM from the coding sequence CCGTCGCCTATCACCTCGCCAAGCTCGGCTGGACCGATGTGGTGCTGCTTGAGCGCAAGCAGCTGACCTCCGGTACCACCTGGCATGCGGCGGGCCTCATCGGCCAGCTGCGCGCCTCGCAGAACATGACGCGGCTCGCGAAATATTCCGCCGACCTCTACGTCAAGCTTGAGGCCGAGACCGGCATTTCCACCGGGATGCGCCAGAACGGCTCGATCACCGTGGCGCTGACCGAGGAGCGCAAGGAGGAAATCTATCGCCAGGCGTCGCTGGCGCGCGCCTTCAATGTCGACGTGCGCGAGATCACGCCGGACGAGGTGAAGGCGATGTATCCGCACCTCAACACCTCGGACGTCAAGGCGGCGGTGCATCTGCCGCTCGACGGCCAGTGCGACCCCGCCAACATCGCCATGGCGCTCGCCAAGGGCGCACGCCAGAACGGCGCGACGATCCTCGAAGGCGTCAAGGTCACGTCGGTCCTGAAGAAGGACGGCCGGGTCACGGGCGTGACCTGTGAGCAGAACGGCGAGACCTACACGATCGAGACCGACCATGTGGTCAACTGCGCCGGCATGTGGGGCAGGGAGTTCGCGCGGCAATCGGGCGTCACCGTGCCGCTGCACGCCTGCGAGCATTTCTACATCGTCACCGAGGCGATCCCGGAGCTGAAGCGCCTGCCGGTGCTGCGCGTGCCCGACGAGTGCACCTACTACAAGGAAGATGCCGGCAAGATGCTGATCGGCGCCTTCGAGCTCAAGGCTAAGCCCTGGGGCATGGAGGGCATCCGCGAGGATTTCTGTTTCGACCAGCTGCCCGACGATTTCGACCATTTCGCGCCGATCCTGGAGATGGCGGTCAACCGCATGCCGATGCTGGAAACCGCGGGTATTCATACCTTCTTCAACGGCCCGGAAAGTTTTACACCTGACGACCGTTACTATCTCGGCGAAGCCCCTGAAGTGAAGGGCTACTGGGTGGCGGCCGGCTACAACTCGATCGGCATCGTCTCGTCCGGCGGCGCCGGCATGGCGCTCGCGCAATGGATGAACGACGGCGAGCCGCCCTTCGATCTCTGGGAGGTGGATATCCGCCGGGCGCAGCCGTTCCAGAAGAACCGCGCGTACCTCAAGGATCGTGTCTCCGAAACCCTCGGTCTGCTGTATGCCGACCACTTCCCCTATCGCCAGATGGCGACCGCCCGCGGCGTGCGCCGCTCGCCGCTGCATGAGCACCTGAAGGCCCGTGGTGCCGTCTTCGGCGAGGTCGCCGGCTGGGAGCGTGCCAACTGGTTTGCGAGAGAAGGCCAGGAGCGCGAGTACCGCTATTCCTGGAAGCGGCAGAACTGGTTCGAGAACCAGAGGGACGAGCATCTGGCGGTTCGAAACGGTGTTGGCCTCTTCGACATGACTTCCTTCGGCAAGATCCGGGTGGAGGGGCGTGACGCGCTCTCCTTCCTGCAGCGGCTCTGCGCCAACGAGATGAATGTCGAGCCCGGCCGCATCGTCTACACCCAGATGCTGAACGCCCGCGGCGGCATCGAGAGCGACCTGACGGTGACGCGACTTTCGGAAACCGCCTTCCTGCTGGTGGTGCCCGGCGCGACGCTGCAGCGCGATCTTGCCTGGTTGCGCAAGCACCTGACGGACGAGTTCGTGGTGATCACCGATGTCGGCGCTGGCGAAAGCGTACTCTGCGTCATGGGGCCGAAGGCGCGCGAATTGATGCTGAAGGTCAGCCCCAACGACTTCTCGAACGCCGCCCATCCGTTCGGGACGGCGCGCGAGATCGAGGTCGGCATGGGGCTCGCCCGGGCCCACCGCGTCACCTATGTCGGCGAACTCGGCTGGGAGCTTTATGTCCCGACCGACCAGACGGCGCATGTGTTCGAGGCGTTGGAAGAAGCCGGCGAGGGGCTGGGCCTGAAGCTCTGTGGCATCCACACGCTCGACAGCTGCCGCATCGAAAAGGCCTTCCGCCATTTCGGCCATGACATCACCGACGAGGACCACGTGCTGGAAGCCGGGCTCGGCTTCGCGGTCAAGGCCGACAAGGGCGATTTCATCGGCCGCGAGGCGGTGCTTGCCAAGCACAATCGCGGGCTCTCGCGCCGGCTGGTGCAGTTCCGGCTTGCGGAACCCGAGCCGCTGCTCTTCCACAACGAGGCGATCGTGCGCGACGGCAAGATCGTCGGCACCATCACGTCAGGCAATTACGGCCACCATCTCGGCGGCGCCATCGGGCTTGGCTACGTGCCGTCGGAAGGCGAGAGCGCAGACGACGTGCTCGGCTCGAACTTCGAGATCGAGATTGCCGGAACGCGGGTGAAGGCCGAGGCGTCGCTAAAGCCGATGTACGACCCGCGGTCGGAGCGGGTGCGGATGTAG
- a CDS encoding ABC transporter substrate-binding protein, translating into MRLTLVVITALLFAVSARAEGIWPMTVTDAVGREVTIPAKPKAILLGSGFNLVALSLIHPDPVSLLAAWSGDMKTDNPEIYESFRRKFPDIANVPQIDDGTGPGLSFETLLTVKADLALLNNWQSDTESGRRAIEYLTGIGVPVVVVDFNNDALTGTPRMMRLLGRILERDEQAEAFARFYEDKLKLIRDRIAARPEPRPLVLMDAFPQPDRCCWAYGTGGLGEFLTVAGGRNFAEGVLPRPGGTVNAEAIMAANPEIYIATSSPGGKYGTLSIGPGVSEDEARETLARTIEAPALKTIRAIEEKRVHGLWNFFNAIPLNIVAAEAFATWIRPDLFGDLDPQKSLAEINARFAAVPFEGTYWVDLTPAR; encoded by the coding sequence CTGCGGCTGACGCTCGTTGTCATCACCGCCCTGCTTTTTGCCGTCTCCGCCCGCGCCGAAGGCATCTGGCCGATGACCGTCACCGATGCGGTCGGCCGCGAGGTGACGATACCGGCAAAGCCGAAGGCGATCCTGCTTGGAAGCGGCTTCAACCTCGTCGCCCTGTCGCTCATCCATCCCGATCCCGTCAGCCTGCTTGCGGCCTGGTCCGGCGACATGAAGACCGACAACCCCGAGATCTACGAGAGCTTCCGGCGTAAGTTTCCTGATATCGCCAACGTGCCGCAGATCGACGACGGCACCGGCCCGGGCCTCTCCTTCGAGACGCTGCTGACGGTGAAGGCCGATCTCGCGCTGCTCAATAACTGGCAATCCGACACCGAGTCCGGCAGGCGCGCCATCGAGTACCTGACCGGCATCGGCGTGCCTGTGGTGGTGGTCGATTTCAACAACGACGCGCTGACCGGCACGCCGCGCATGATGCGTTTGCTCGGCCGCATCCTCGAACGGGACGAACAGGCCGAAGCTTTCGCCCGGTTCTACGAGGACAAGCTCAAGCTGATCCGCGACCGCATCGCCGCCAGGCCGGAACCGCGCCCGCTGGTGCTGATGGATGCCTTCCCCCAGCCCGACCGCTGTTGCTGGGCCTATGGCACCGGCGGTCTCGGCGAATTCCTGACGGTGGCCGGCGGCCGCAACTTTGCCGAAGGCGTGCTGCCGCGGCCGGGCGGCACCGTCAACGCCGAGGCGATCATGGCCGCCAATCCGGAAATCTATATCGCCACCTCCTCGCCCGGCGGCAAATACGGCACGCTCTCGATCGGCCCCGGCGTCAGCGAAGACGAAGCGCGCGAGACGCTGGCCCGCACCATCGAGGCGCCGGCGCTGAAGACCATCCGCGCCATCGAGGAAAAGCGCGTGCACGGTCTCTGGAACTTCTTCAACGCGATCCCGCTCAACATCGTCGCCGCCGAAGCCTTCGCCACCTGGATCCGGCCGGATCTGTTCGGCGATCTCGATCCGCAAAAGAGCCTTGCCGAGATCAACGCCCGCTTCGCCGCGGTGCCCTTCGAAGGCACCTACTGGGTGGACCTGACACCCGCCAGATAG
- a CDS encoding aromatic ring-hydroxylating dioxygenase subunit alpha yields the protein MLASELKDTTVAGDRIDQLVAAHRPGHGLARAFYLDPEIYERDLERVFRRHWHCVAHESAIPNANDFEVFRMASEQVIVTRTASGEIHAMLNVCRHRGAEVCTKDKGNARAFVCPYHAWTYGNDGALKAARLMPKDFKREDHGLKKLNVRVVEGLIFISFAADPLDFSEVERLLHATCGQYGWGSAKIAHRQSYPVDANWKLAVENYVECYHCGPAHPEYSETHALEQPLHMIEELNARMEARTCALGIEVASGNHWQNSTGGKETIHAFRYALYDGVQTGSKDGQALSTLMGRFTDFDGGVTSIHLGGTTFLVCYPDHGMIYRFIPKTAETSEMELIWLVDGRAEEGRDYDLEKLTWLWKVTTDEDKAIIEHTSRGVRSHYFVPGPIAPMEQNELRYINWYLDEISRPV from the coding sequence ATGCTCGCATCGGAGCTTAAGGATACGACAGTTGCGGGCGACCGCATCGATCAGCTGGTCGCCGCCCATCGTCCCGGCCATGGGCTTGCGCGTGCCTTCTATCTCGACCCGGAAATCTATGAGCGGGACCTGGAGCGGGTGTTCCGGCGCCACTGGCATTGCGTCGCGCATGAAAGTGCGATCCCGAACGCCAATGATTTCGAGGTCTTTCGCATGGCGTCCGAGCAGGTGATCGTCACCCGGACGGCGAGCGGCGAGATCCACGCGATGCTGAACGTCTGCCGTCACCGCGGCGCCGAGGTCTGCACCAAGGACAAGGGCAATGCCCGCGCCTTCGTCTGTCCCTACCACGCCTGGACCTATGGCAATGACGGCGCGTTGAAGGCAGCAAGGCTGATGCCCAAGGACTTCAAGCGCGAGGACCACGGGCTGAAGAAACTCAACGTGCGTGTCGTCGAGGGGCTGATCTTCATCTCCTTTGCCGCCGATCCGCTCGATTTCTCCGAGGTCGAGCGGCTGCTGCACGCGACCTGCGGCCAATATGGCTGGGGCTCGGCGAAGATCGCCCATCGTCAGTCCTATCCGGTTGACGCCAACTGGAAGCTTGCGGTCGAGAATTACGTCGAGTGCTACCATTGCGGCCCGGCGCATCCGGAATATTCCGAAACCCATGCGCTGGAACAGCCGCTGCACATGATCGAGGAGCTGAACGCCAGGATGGAGGCGCGCACCTGCGCGCTCGGCATCGAGGTCGCGTCCGGCAATCACTGGCAGAATTCCACCGGCGGCAAGGAGACCATCCATGCCTTCCGCTACGCGCTCTATGATGGCGTCCAGACCGGCAGCAAGGACGGGCAGGCGCTGAGCACGCTGATGGGCCGCTTCACCGATTTCGACGGCGGCGTCACCTCGATCCATCTGGGCGGCACCACCTTCCTCGTCTGCTATCCGGACCACGGCATGATCTACCGCTTCATTCCGAAGACGGCCGAAACCTCGGAGATGGAGCTGATCTGGCTCGTCGACGGCAGGGCCGAGGAGGGGCGCGACTACGATCTGGAAAAGCTCACCTGGCTTTGGAAGGTGACGACCGACGAGGACAAGGCGATCATCGAGCACACGTCGCGCGGCGTGCGCTCGCACTATTTCGTGCCCGGGCCGATTGCGCCGATGGAACAGAACGAGCTGCGCTACATCAACTGGTACCTCGACGAGATCAGCCGGCCGGTCTGA
- a CDS encoding Lrp/AsnC family transcriptional regulator, protein MTEIDEKDRLLLAALRQDSRQSLVALARHSGLSRSAAHDRLRRLESKGVIAGYTIRLGIEDQSPTVKSLIAITFQPGKNCDHIVPHLSAMPPIVTCWSLAGATDLMVLVECASNGDLDTIRRQISIIPGVATVQTHVALRTHFNRRD, encoded by the coding sequence TTGACGGAAATCGATGAAAAGGATCGCCTGCTTTTGGCGGCGCTCAGGCAGGATTCGCGCCAGAGCCTGGTGGCGCTGGCCCGCCATAGCGGCCTGTCGCGCAGCGCGGCCCATGACCGGCTGCGGCGGCTGGAATCGAAGGGCGTGATTGCCGGCTACACCATCCGCCTCGGCATCGAAGACCAGAGCCCGACGGTCAAATCGCTGATCGCCATCACCTTCCAGCCCGGCAAGAACTGCGACCACATCGTGCCGCATCTCTCCGCCATGCCGCCCATCGTCACCTGCTGGTCGCTCGCCGGCGCCACCGACCTGATGGTGCTGGTCGAATGCGCCTCCAACGGCGATCTCGACACCATCCGCCGGCAGATATCGATCATCCCGGGCGTCGCGACGGTGCAGACGCACGTGGCGCTGAGGACGCATTTCAACCGGCGGGACTAG